A window of the Pseudomonadota bacterium genome harbors these coding sequences:
- the truA gene encoding tRNA pseudouridine(38-40) synthase TruA encodes MRNISLVVSYDGTNYHGWQCQPDLITIQQTLQERIEKIVNHHIKLFAGARTDSGVHAYGQIVNFFTNSTIELKGLTRGLNSLLPPDIRIKGANVADDDFHSRYSAKSKIYIYSILNSSFNSPFYTRYVWHIPYALNVLSMQRTIKRIKGSHDFSAFKKKDMLYQSPVREVLQAGVKRRGDIIYIVIEGTGFLRYMVRNIVGTLVLVGSGKLTENDFKAILESNDRENAGPTAPAKGLFLRRIKY; translated from the coding sequence ATGCGAAATATATCTCTTGTTGTTTCCTATGATGGGACAAACTACCATGGATGGCAATGCCAGCCTGATTTGATAACAATACAACAAACCCTGCAGGAAAGAATCGAAAAAATCGTCAACCATCACATTAAACTTTTTGCAGGAGCAAGAACGGACAGTGGAGTTCATGCGTACGGGCAGATAGTAAATTTTTTTACCAACAGCACTATAGAGCTTAAGGGGCTTACCAGAGGCTTAAACAGTCTGTTGCCCCCTGATATACGGATAAAGGGTGCAAATGTAGCAGACGATGATTTTCACTCACGGTATTCAGCAAAGAGCAAAATTTATATATATTCTATTTTAAACTCATCATTCAACTCTCCTTTTTACACGCGTTATGTTTGGCATATACCGTATGCACTCAATGTGCTGTCAATGCAACGCACAATCAAGCGGATTAAAGGATCTCACGATTTTTCTGCTTTTAAAAAAAAGGATATGTTATATCAAAGCCCGGTACGCGAAGTTTTACAGGCTGGCGTAAAAAGACGGGGAGATATTATATATATAGTAATAGAAGGCACCGGTTTTTTACGTTATATGGTGAGAAATATTGTCGGAACACTTGTACTTGTCGGATCAGGGAAACTTACTGAAAATGATTTCAAGGCGATTCTTG